One genomic region from Streptomyces sp. Li-HN-5-11 encodes:
- a CDS encoding ATP-dependent Clp protease proteolytic subunit, producing the protein MTPLTALSPRAEEGDTPPSRFDDHLSAQLLAQRIVFLGTQVDEVSANRVCAQLLLLSAEDPRTDIGLYINSPGGSVTAGLAIYDTMRLIPNDVSTLTLGFAASMGQFLLTVGTRGKRFALPHARIMMHQPSAGIGGTTADIEIQAENLEHTKRTIERITAEHTGQSEETISRDGDRDRWFTAEQAREYGMVDRVVESLADIRPAASRRRMGL; encoded by the coding sequence ATGACCCCACTGACCGCACTCTCGCCGCGCGCCGAGGAGGGCGACACCCCGCCCAGCCGCTTCGACGACCACCTCTCGGCCCAACTGCTCGCCCAGCGGATCGTGTTCCTGGGCACCCAGGTCGACGAGGTGTCGGCCAACCGCGTGTGCGCGCAACTGCTGTTGCTGTCGGCCGAGGACCCGCGCACCGACATCGGCCTGTACATCAACAGCCCCGGCGGGTCCGTCACCGCGGGGCTCGCGATCTACGACACGATGCGGCTCATCCCGAACGACGTGTCCACGCTGACTCTGGGATTCGCCGCCAGCATGGGCCAGTTCCTGCTCACCGTCGGGACCCGCGGCAAGCGGTTCGCGCTGCCGCACGCGCGGATCATGATGCACCAGCCGTCGGCCGGGATCGGCGGCACCACCGCGGACATCGAGATCCAGGCGGAGAACCTGGAGCACACCAAGCGGACCATCGAGCGGATCACCGCCGAGCACACCGGGCAGAGCGAGGAGACGATCTCCCGGGACGGCGACCGGGACCGCTGGTTCACCGCGGAACAGGCCAGGGAGTACGGGATGGTGGACCGGGTCGTGGAGTCGCTCGCCGACATCCGCCCGGCCGCGTCCCGCCGACGGATGGGGCTCTGA
- a CDS encoding DUF6777 domain-containing protein, giving the protein MSVEPPASGRPTGPPSGPLSGPPSQPPPGPPSSGGGGGDGKPRRHWWSSMPRVAVLAAVVVAAVVVAVVLTSTGGSQAKGEVFLQPAAATGPDPFTKSTATTGSASSTSPESPASPGMPASSASAAPGTQSAPSSTVRGISGGAPGLYGGTQKAASCDVEKQIGYLQASPPRNRAFASSVGVRPADVPAYLRSLTPVQLRMDTRVTNHGYRNGTATSYQAVLQAGTAVLVDSHGVPRVRCACGNPLGPPVAQGDPHYTGQSWPSYRPQNVVVVTPSPQPVQTFVVFDPHQHKWFARYRGDGVGRDHWTRPPQNPPTPSGNVSLPTTTPPPTPCATGNGTPCTPAPSSASKSPSSSPSGSSAPASPPSGSSSKPPPKSSSKPPPKSSSQPSKPPSSPSAPKPPSSPSAPSSPPSAQHPSSEPAKPSEPAPSSGPPSSAPASPQQPSSHSMGSKPLPTSAPAATPPPF; this is encoded by the coding sequence GTGAGTGTCGAACCGCCGGCCTCCGGCCGCCCCACCGGACCCCCTTCCGGGCCTCTGTCGGGGCCGCCGTCCCAGCCGCCGCCGGGCCCGCCGTCGAGCGGTGGCGGCGGGGGCGATGGGAAGCCCCGGCGCCACTGGTGGTCGTCGATGCCGCGGGTCGCGGTGCTCGCCGCCGTCGTGGTGGCCGCGGTGGTGGTGGCCGTCGTACTCACCAGCACCGGCGGCTCGCAGGCGAAGGGCGAGGTGTTCCTGCAGCCCGCGGCCGCGACCGGGCCCGACCCCTTCACGAAGTCCACCGCGACCACCGGCTCCGCCTCGTCCACCTCGCCGGAGTCCCCCGCGTCCCCCGGGATGCCGGCGTCCTCGGCGTCCGCCGCACCGGGTACGCAGTCCGCGCCGTCGAGCACGGTGCGCGGCATTTCGGGCGGGGCGCCGGGTCTCTACGGCGGTACCCAGAAGGCGGCGAGCTGCGACGTGGAGAAACAGATCGGCTATCTCCAGGCCAGCCCGCCCAGGAACCGGGCGTTCGCCTCGTCCGTGGGCGTCCGCCCGGCCGACGTGCCCGCGTACCTGCGCTCGCTCACGCCCGTTCAGCTGCGCATGGACACCCGCGTCACCAACCATGGTTACCGTAACGGGACGGCCACCAGCTACCAGGCCGTCCTCCAAGCGGGCACGGCCGTCCTCGTGGACAGCCACGGGGTGCCCAGGGTCCGCTGCGCGTGCGGCAACCCGCTGGGCCCGCCGGTCGCCCAGGGCGACCCCCACTACACCGGCCAGTCGTGGCCGTCGTACCGCCCCCAGAACGTCGTCGTGGTCACGCCATCGCCGCAGCCCGTCCAGACGTTCGTCGTTTTCGACCCGCACCAGCACAAGTGGTTCGCCCGCTACCGCGGCGACGGGGTGGGCAGGGACCACTGGACGCGGCCGCCGCAGAACCCGCCCACTCCCAGCGGAAACGTCTCCCTGCCGACGACGACGCCGCCTCCCACGCCGTGCGCGACCGGGAACGGGACGCCCTGCACGCCGGCGCCGTCGTCGGCATCGAAGTCCCCGTCGTCCTCGCCGTCCGGGTCGTCGGCACCGGCCTCGCCGCCGTCCGGGTCGTCGTCGAAGCCGCCGCCGAAGTCGTCGTCCAAGCCGCCGCCGAAGTCCTCGTCGCAGCCCTCGAAGCCGCCGTCCTCGCCGTCGGCGCCCAAGCCGCCGTCCTCACCTTCGGCGCCGTCCTCGCCGCCGAGCGCCCAGCACCCGTCCTCCGAGCCCGCCAAGCCGTCGGAGCCGGCCCCGTCCTCCGGGCCGCCGTCCTCCGCGCCCGCCTCCCCGCAGCAGCCGTCCAGCCACTCCATGGGCTCCAAGCCCCTGCCCACCTCCGCGCCGGCCGCGACCCCGCCCCCGTTCTGA
- a CDS encoding ATP-dependent Clp protease proteolytic subunit, producing the protein MGSYTVPYVIERTAQGERSYDVFSRLLNERIIFLGTEIDDGVANVVMAQLLHLEAANPEHEIAIYLNSPGGSFTSLMAIYDTMTFVQSPISTFCVGQAASTAAVLLAGGDPGRRFVLRHARVLLGQPASGGRQGTVSDLALQAKEMVRIRSQVEEVLARHTGHDTATLRADTDRDKVFTAEEAVAYGLADEVLSRRLPLV; encoded by the coding sequence ATGGGGTCGTACACGGTTCCGTACGTGATCGAGCGGACCGCGCAGGGCGAGCGGTCCTACGACGTCTTCAGCAGGCTGCTGAACGAACGGATCATCTTCCTGGGCACCGAGATCGACGACGGCGTCGCCAATGTCGTCATGGCGCAGCTCCTCCACCTGGAGGCCGCGAACCCGGAGCACGAGATCGCCATCTACCTCAACTCGCCCGGAGGATCGTTCACCTCGCTGATGGCGATCTACGACACCATGACGTTCGTTCAGTCGCCGATCTCCACGTTCTGCGTGGGCCAGGCGGCCTCGACGGCGGCGGTGCTGCTGGCGGGCGGCGACCCGGGGCGGCGGTTCGTCCTGCGTCACGCGCGCGTGCTGCTCGGGCAGCCGGCCAGCGGCGGACGGCAGGGGACGGTCTCCGATCTCGCGCTGCAGGCCAAGGAGATGGTCCGGATCCGCTCCCAGGTCGAGGAGGTGCTCGCCCGTCACACCGGCCACGACACCGCGACCCTGCGCGCCGACACGGACCGCGACAAGGTGTTCACCGCCGAGGAGGCGGTGGCCTACGGGCTCGCCGACGAGGTGCTGAGCCGGCGCCTCCCGCTCGTGTGA
- a CDS encoding beta-L-arabinofuranosidase domain-containing protein, with protein MTPPLGRRGFLAATGTAAALATTGAVPARAATRATPPASARSAVAPARPFPLDAVTLLDSPFRDNQRRNSAYLRFVDTDRLLHTFRLNVGLPSTAAPCGGWEAPGVELRGHSTGHLLSGLALAFAGTGEQALRDKGRSVVAALAACQAASPAAGYGKGYLSAFPESFFDRLEAGTGVWAPYYTIHKIMAGLVEQYRLAGDDQALDVVLNQAAWVDARTAKLSHEQMQRVLETEFGGMNDVLADLHALTGDSRWLDVAERFTHARVFDPLARGEDRLSGLHANTQIPKMVGAIRLWEEGRPDRYRTIGENFWRIVTGHHTYVIGGNSNGEAFHDPDVIAGQLSNDTCENCNSYNMLKLTRLLHFHSPGRTDLLDYYERTLFNQMLGEQDPDSAHGFNIYYTGLAPGSFKQQPSFMGTDPNMYSTDYGNFSCDHGTGMETQAKFADTIYSHDDAGLLVNLFIPAEVAWREKGITWRQTTRIPDESTTTLTVTAGRATHRLLIRIPSWASGARAKLNGRTLPDRPQPGSWLTVERAWRTGDRVEVTLPMRTVVEATPDDPDVRAVLHGPVVLAGAYGDRANPWLPRLDVGTVRQQSPNPLRFTAKADGAEVTLLPIARVHHQHYNVYWLTGQPPSPPPAFAAWHRLDETSGTTAADATGNGRAAGLAGGASWSPSGRIGGAVALDGSDGHLVLAEDLLAGASAYSLAAWVRLEGQPEAWSRIFDIGTGPTANLFLTPLSGDGTLRYAITAGGASAEQRIDASPLATGRWVHVAVTYGAGTAVLYVDGAQAGRNTAVTVEPRHFGNHVRTGYVGRSQYSDPYLKGAVDDVRIYGRTLGADEVAALAKPASA; from the coding sequence GTGACCCCACCCCTCGGCAGACGCGGCTTCCTCGCCGCCACCGGCACCGCGGCGGCCCTCGCCACCACCGGAGCCGTACCGGCCCGAGCCGCCACCCGAGCCACCCCGCCGGCCTCGGCCAGGTCCGCCGTGGCCCCGGCCCGCCCCTTCCCGCTGGACGCGGTGACCCTCCTGGACAGCCCGTTCCGGGACAACCAGCGCCGCAACTCCGCCTATCTGCGCTTCGTCGACACCGACCGGCTGCTGCACACCTTCCGGCTCAACGTCGGCCTGCCCAGCACCGCCGCGCCGTGCGGCGGCTGGGAGGCGCCGGGCGTGGAGCTGCGCGGCCACTCCACCGGCCATCTGCTGTCCGGTCTCGCCCTCGCCTTCGCGGGCACCGGTGAACAGGCCCTGCGCGACAAGGGGCGCAGCGTCGTCGCGGCGCTCGCCGCGTGCCAGGCGGCCTCGCCCGCGGCCGGCTACGGCAAGGGCTACCTCTCCGCGTTCCCGGAGAGCTTCTTCGACCGGCTGGAGGCCGGGACGGGCGTCTGGGCGCCGTACTACACCATTCACAAGATCATGGCCGGGCTCGTCGAGCAGTACCGGCTGGCCGGCGACGACCAGGCCCTGGACGTGGTGCTGAACCAGGCGGCCTGGGTCGACGCGCGCACCGCGAAGCTGAGCCACGAGCAGATGCAGCGCGTGCTGGAGACCGAGTTCGGCGGGATGAACGACGTGCTCGCCGATCTGCACGCGCTCACCGGTGACAGCAGGTGGCTGGACGTCGCCGAACGCTTCACCCACGCCCGTGTCTTCGACCCGCTCGCCCGCGGCGAGGACCGGCTGTCGGGGCTGCACGCCAACACCCAGATCCCCAAGATGGTCGGCGCGATCCGGCTGTGGGAGGAGGGACGGCCCGACCGCTACCGGACGATCGGCGAGAACTTCTGGCGGATCGTCACCGGACACCACACCTACGTCATCGGCGGCAACAGCAACGGCGAGGCGTTCCACGACCCGGACGTCATCGCGGGCCAGCTGTCCAACGACACCTGCGAGAACTGCAACAGCTACAACATGCTCAAGCTGACCCGGCTGCTGCACTTCCACTCCCCGGGCCGGACCGACCTGCTCGACTACTACGAACGGACCCTGTTCAACCAGATGCTGGGCGAACAGGACCCCGACTCGGCACACGGCTTCAACATCTACTACACCGGCCTGGCACCCGGCTCCTTCAAGCAGCAGCCGTCGTTCATGGGCACCGACCCGAACATGTACTCCACCGACTACGGCAACTTCTCCTGCGACCACGGCACCGGCATGGAGACGCAGGCGAAGTTCGCCGACACGATCTACTCGCACGACGACGCCGGCCTGCTGGTCAACCTGTTCATCCCGGCCGAGGTGGCATGGCGGGAGAAGGGCATCACCTGGCGGCAGACGACCCGCATCCCGGACGAGTCCACGACGACGCTGACGGTCACCGCCGGACGGGCCACGCACCGCCTGCTGATCCGCATACCGTCCTGGGCGAGCGGCGCCCGGGCCAAGCTCAACGGGCGTACCCTGCCCGACCGTCCGCAGCCGGGCAGCTGGCTGACGGTGGAACGGGCCTGGCGCACCGGCGACCGGGTGGAGGTCACGCTGCCGATGCGCACGGTGGTCGAGGCGACCCCGGACGATCCGGACGTGCGGGCGGTGCTGCACGGCCCGGTGGTCCTGGCCGGGGCGTACGGCGACCGGGCCAACCCGTGGCTCCCCCGCCTGGACGTCGGCACCGTGCGGCAGCAGTCGCCCAACCCACTGCGTTTCACCGCCAAGGCCGACGGCGCCGAGGTGACACTGCTGCCGATCGCGCGCGTGCACCATCAGCACTACAACGTCTACTGGCTCACCGGGCAGCCCCCCTCTCCTCCCCCGGCCTTCGCCGCCTGGCACCGCCTGGACGAGACGTCCGGGACGACGGCGGCCGACGCGACGGGCAACGGCCGCGCCGCCGGCCTGGCCGGCGGCGCCTCCTGGTCACCGTCCGGCCGCATCGGCGGGGCGGTCGCCCTGGACGGAAGCGACGGTCATCTCGTCCTGGCGGAGGACCTCCTGGCGGGGGCGTCCGCGTACTCCCTCGCCGCCTGGGTGCGGCTGGAGGGGCAGCCGGAGGCCTGGAGCCGGATCTTCGACATCGGGACCGGTCCGACCGCCAACCTGTTCCTCACCCCGCTCAGCGGCGACGGCACCCTGCGGTACGCCATCACCGCCGGCGGCGCGAGCGCCGAGCAGCGCATCGACGCGAGCCCGCTGGCCACGGGACGGTGGGTGCACGTGGCGGTGACGTACGGCGCCGGGACCGCGGTGCTGTACGTGGACGGCGCACAGGCGGGCCGCAACACCGCCGTCACGGTGGAGCCCCGTCACTTCGGCAACCACGTCCGCACCGGATACGTCGGCCGGTCGCAGTACTCCGACCCGTATCTGAAGGGCGCCGTGGACGACGTCCGGATCTACGGCCGGACACTGGGCGCCGACGAGGTCGCGGCGCTCGCGAAGCCTGCCTCGGCGTAG
- a CDS encoding ATP-binding protein produces MTEHLDGTVIPTGFDVPVEPLRRATHYTGEPGCIAEARSFATQFLDQLRTEWCAEIGRRSGEALLLVVSELVTNADRHSDGPYILELEGTGTTVTACVYDSSSTLPRRFPRDPARVGRHGLEIVHALAAEVTVERVPVGKRVRAVVDLAGD; encoded by the coding sequence ATGACCGAGCACCTGGACGGGACAGTGATACCGACGGGCTTCGACGTCCCCGTGGAACCGCTTCGGCGGGCGACGCACTACACCGGCGAACCGGGATGCATCGCCGAGGCGCGCTCCTTCGCCACGCAGTTCCTCGACCAGCTCAGGACCGAGTGGTGCGCCGAGATCGGCCGCCGGTCCGGCGAGGCGCTGCTGCTGGTCGTGAGCGAGCTGGTCACCAACGCGGACCGGCACAGCGACGGGCCCTACATCCTGGAGCTCGAGGGCACCGGCACCACGGTGACCGCGTGCGTGTACGACAGCAGCAGCACGCTGCCCCGCCGCTTCCCCCGAGACCCGGCGCGCGTCGGCCGGCACGGTCTGGAGATCGTGCACGCGCTGGCGGCGGAGGTCACCGTGGAACGGGTGCCGGTGGGCAAGCGGGTACGTGCTGTCGTGGATCTCGCCGGCGACTGA
- a CDS encoding streptophobe family protein, which produces MGAVAALGLWAAGAADLPDRAFPRVVVATVVTAVGGSVELSGDAGVLAETHAGITVIPLSVTLAGTFAVATGFLRPLRRRAVAGVRELAGWAARIAVLWLAALVGLALGGRQTFTVDLGNGVLGALSGLFNASPTVGFTARVPLTVVFGLLWLAGVLVLALLVAPGAPLPARLLRSRTAVRPAAYAMVALLMACVAVGLVVALVAAATRGHPAETFALILLGLPNLTWLAFTIGLGATWNGRVDGPFGLPVPHLLDEVLRTPDVSTLNLSTLAGHDGRAWWLVVVDAVLLTAAAFLMAARSPAGARTWQHALRMAVALVLTVLMICLVGRVSAHYGLSLLGVGDVGGGLSGELLLRPRLWSALGLAVLWGLATGFLGALPARRVRRGGVVPSG; this is translated from the coding sequence ATGGGTGCCGTCGCCGCGCTGGGACTGTGGGCGGCCGGCGCCGCGGACCTCCCCGACCGGGCCTTCCCCCGGGTGGTCGTCGCGACCGTGGTGACGGCCGTCGGCGGAAGCGTGGAACTCTCGGGCGACGCGGGCGTACTCGCCGAGACCCATGCCGGGATCACGGTGATCCCCTTGTCGGTCACTCTCGCCGGAACGTTCGCCGTCGCCACGGGCTTCCTCCGCCCGCTGCGGCGCCGGGCGGTGGCCGGGGTGCGGGAACTGGCCGGGTGGGCCGCCCGGATCGCCGTACTGTGGCTGGCGGCACTGGTCGGCCTGGCACTCGGTGGCCGCCAGACCTTCACCGTCGACCTCGGCAACGGGGTGCTCGGCGCCCTCAGCGGCCTGTTCAACGCCTCACCCACGGTGGGTTTCACCGCACGCGTGCCGCTGACCGTGGTCTTCGGCCTGCTGTGGCTCGCGGGCGTCCTGGTGCTGGCCCTGCTGGTGGCGCCCGGGGCGCCGCTGCCGGCACGGCTGCTGCGGTCGCGGACAGCGGTGCGTCCGGCCGCGTACGCCATGGTCGCGCTGCTCATGGCGTGCGTCGCCGTGGGCCTCGTCGTCGCCCTGGTGGCGGCTGCGACACGCGGTCACCCGGCCGAGACCTTCGCCCTGATCCTGCTGGGGCTGCCGAACCTCACCTGGCTGGCCTTCACGATCGGCCTGGGAGCCACCTGGAACGGCAGGGTGGACGGTCCGTTCGGACTGCCGGTTCCGCACCTGCTCGACGAGGTGCTGCGCACCCCGGACGTCTCCACGCTCAACCTGAGCACGCTGGCCGGGCACGACGGCCGGGCGTGGTGGCTGGTGGTCGTCGACGCGGTGCTGCTGACGGCCGCGGCCTTCCTCATGGCGGCGCGTTCCCCGGCCGGGGCGCGCACCTGGCAGCACGCCCTGCGCATGGCCGTCGCGCTGGTGCTGACGGTGCTGATGATCTGTCTGGTGGGGCGCGTCTCCGCCCACTACGGGCTGTCTCTCCTGGGTGTCGGCGACGTCGGCGGCGGCCTGTCCGGGGAGCTGCTGCTCAGGCCCCGGCTGTGGAGCGCACTGGGCCTCGCCGTGCTGTGGGGCCTGGCCACCGGTTTCCTGGGCGCGCTGCCGGCCCGAAGGGTGCGCCGTGGCGGCGTTGTCCCGTCCGGCTAG
- a CDS encoding helix-turn-helix transcriptional regulator, translating into MTDQAPNQARVIPLRPQPGHPQPAHPRPGHPQTPRPKTGRPEPALPASVRPAGHGVPAASREPLWRDLVGGVLRRERRAQERTLQDVADAARISMPYLSEIERGRKEASSEVLAAAAQALGLGLGDLLFLAQGELTRVTGRSAGRGRSTSATRYDGLCLAA; encoded by the coding sequence GTGACCGACCAAGCGCCGAACCAAGCCCGCGTCATCCCGCTCCGCCCGCAGCCCGGACACCCGCAGCCCGCGCACCCGCGGCCCGGGCATCCGCAGACGCCGCGCCCGAAGACCGGGCGCCCGGAGCCCGCGCTCCCGGCATCCGTCCGCCCCGCCGGCCACGGCGTCCCAGCCGCCTCCCGGGAACCCCTCTGGCGTGATCTGGTCGGTGGCGTCCTGCGCCGCGAGCGGCGCGCCCAGGAGCGGACGCTCCAGGACGTCGCCGACGCGGCGCGGATCTCCATGCCGTATCTCTCGGAGATCGAGCGCGGCCGCAAGGAGGCCTCCTCGGAGGTCCTCGCGGCCGCGGCACAGGCCCTCGGGCTGGGGCTCGGCGACCTTCTGTTCCTGGCTCAGGGCGAGTTGACGCGGGTCACCGGCCGCAGCGCGGGCCGTGGCCGGAGCACGTCCGCCACCCGCTACGACGGACTGTGCCTGGCCGCCTGA
- a CDS encoding DUF5133 domain-containing protein, with the protein MLMAHPAVLSNLVEQYDTLRILHAEHGTPEVRQRMDDVAYTLCVSTGTRDVDAALIAARHRLPGARPADDSLIGN; encoded by the coding sequence GTGCTGATGGCTCACCCGGCAGTGCTGTCCAACCTCGTGGAGCAGTACGACACGCTCCGCATCCTGCACGCCGAGCACGGCACCCCGGAGGTGCGGCAGCGCATGGACGACGTGGCGTACACGCTGTGCGTGTCGACCGGCACCAGGGACGTGGACGCGGCGCTGATCGCCGCCCGCCACCGGCTGCCGGGCGCCCGCCCGGCCGACGATTCGCTGATCGGCAACTGA
- a CDS encoding zinc-binding alcohol dehydrogenase family protein, translating into MRAWAVTGPGPVEGDPLRLVEKPVPVPGEDELLVRVRACGVCRTDLHVAEGDLPVRRVGVTPGHEVVGVVAGLGPAVRGFEPGDRVGVAWLRYTDGTCLYCARGAENLCPASRYTGWDADGGYAEYTTVPAAFAHRLPGELDDVALAPLLCAGIIGYRALRRASLPPGGRLGLYGFGGSAHLCAQVALAEGATVHVMTRGAAARRLARELGAASAQDAYASPPESLDSAILFAPAGDLVPVALRALDRGGVLAVAGIHLSDTPPLRYESELFYEKELRSVTSNTRADAREFLALAARHGVRATTHRYPLSRAPQALRDLKAGRFDGAAVLVNDLA; encoded by the coding sequence ATGCGGGCATGGGCGGTGACCGGGCCGGGGCCGGTGGAGGGCGATCCCCTCCGGCTCGTCGAGAAGCCGGTCCCCGTCCCGGGCGAAGACGAGCTGCTCGTACGGGTGCGGGCGTGCGGAGTGTGCCGCACCGACCTGCACGTCGCCGAGGGTGATCTGCCGGTGCGGCGCGTCGGCGTCACGCCGGGCCACGAAGTCGTCGGTGTGGTCGCGGGCCTGGGCCCGGCGGTGCGCGGCTTCGAGCCCGGTGACCGGGTGGGCGTGGCCTGGCTGCGGTACACCGACGGCACCTGCCTCTACTGTGCGCGCGGCGCGGAGAACCTGTGCCCGGCCTCCCGGTACACCGGCTGGGACGCCGACGGCGGCTACGCCGAGTACACCACCGTCCCGGCCGCCTTCGCCCACCGGCTGCCCGGCGAGCTGGACGACGTGGCGCTCGCGCCCCTGCTGTGCGCGGGCATCATCGGCTACCGCGCGCTGCGCCGGGCCTCGTTGCCACCGGGCGGACGGCTCGGTCTGTACGGCTTCGGCGGCAGCGCCCATCTGTGCGCGCAGGTGGCGCTGGCCGAGGGCGCCACCGTGCACGTCATGACCCGCGGGGCGGCCGCGCGGCGCCTCGCCCGGGAGCTCGGCGCCGCCTCGGCCCAGGACGCGTACGCGTCGCCACCGGAGTCACTGGACAGCGCGATCCTGTTCGCCCCGGCGGGTGATCTGGTTCCCGTCGCGCTGCGGGCCCTCGACCGCGGCGGTGTACTGGCCGTCGCCGGGATCCACCTGAGCGACACGCCGCCCCTGCGCTACGAGAGCGAGCTGTTCTACGAGAAGGAGCTGCGCAGCGTCACCTCCAACACCCGCGCGGACGCCCGCGAGTTCCTGGCGCTGGCCGCCCGGCACGGCGTGCGCGCCACCACGCACCGATATCCGCTGTCGCGGGCGCCGCAGGCGCTGCGTGACCTCAAGGCCGGACGCTTCGACGGGGCCGCCGTACTGGTGAACGACCTCGCGTGA
- a CDS encoding VOC family protein, giving the protein MATEGFTTCLWFDGQAEEAAHYYVSVFKNSSIGRIGRYTEAGPGPAGSVIAVDFTANGHKFVALNGGPQFKFNEAISFQIYCENQEEIDHYWTKLSENGGEPGPCGWLKDKYGVSWQVIPDGLIDMIGDPDPEKAARTTRAMLSMGKLDIAALRQAYDGE; this is encoded by the coding sequence GTGGCCACCGAAGGATTCACCACCTGTCTCTGGTTCGACGGCCAGGCCGAGGAGGCGGCCCACTACTACGTCTCGGTCTTCAAGAACTCCAGCATCGGCAGGATCGGCCGCTACACCGAGGCCGGACCCGGCCCCGCCGGTTCGGTGATCGCCGTCGACTTCACGGCCAACGGCCACAAGTTCGTGGCGCTGAACGGCGGCCCACAGTTCAAGTTCAACGAGGCGATCTCCTTCCAGATCTACTGCGAGAACCAGGAGGAGATCGACCACTACTGGACCAAGCTCAGCGAGAACGGCGGCGAGCCCGGTCCCTGCGGCTGGCTCAAGGACAAGTACGGCGTGTCGTGGCAGGTGATCCCGGACGGGCTCATCGACATGATCGGCGACCCCGACCCCGAGAAGGCGGCTCGCACCACCCGGGCGATGCTCTCCATGGGCAAGCTCGACATCGCCGCCCTCAGGCAGGCGTACGACGGCGAGTGA
- a CDS encoding RNA polymerase sigma factor SigF — protein sequence MDTAVIRSEAAVGRTPETGTDNGPLPGVADPRTVAPRDARELSRQFFRRLTELEEGTHEYQYARNTLIEMNMSLVRFAAGRFRNRGDGMEDIVQTGMIGLIKAIDRFELSREVEFTSFALPYIVGEIKRFFRDTTWAVHVPRRLQELRVELAKAREELSSRLDRDPTVQELATLMNLSENEVVEAQIASNGYNSASLDAALSGDGPEDGEAVLADFIGVEEEGIGLVEDFHCLAPLVAGLSERDRQIIHMRFVEEATQAEIGERLGCSQMHVSRLIKRIITQLRQGMLGELGCA from the coding sequence ATGGACACCGCCGTGATCCGGTCCGAGGCAGCGGTCGGGAGGACCCCGGAGACCGGGACGGACAACGGACCGCTGCCGGGGGTCGCCGATCCGCGGACCGTCGCTCCGCGGGACGCGCGCGAGCTGTCCCGCCAGTTCTTCCGGCGCCTGACGGAGCTCGAAGAAGGCACGCACGAATACCAGTACGCGCGCAACACACTCATCGAGATGAACATGTCGCTGGTGCGGTTCGCGGCCGGCCGGTTCCGCAACCGCGGGGACGGCATGGAGGACATCGTCCAGACCGGGATGATCGGCCTGATCAAGGCCATCGACCGGTTCGAGCTGTCCCGCGAGGTGGAGTTCACCTCGTTCGCGCTGCCCTACATCGTCGGCGAGATCAAGCGGTTCTTCCGCGACACCACCTGGGCGGTGCACGTGCCGCGGCGGCTGCAGGAGCTGCGCGTGGAGCTGGCCAAGGCCCGCGAGGAACTCTCCAGCCGGCTGGACCGGGATCCCACCGTCCAGGAACTCGCCACCCTGATGAACCTCTCCGAGAACGAGGTGGTCGAGGCCCAGATCGCCTCCAACGGCTACAACTCCGCGTCGCTGGACGCCGCCCTCTCCGGTGACGGCCCCGAGGACGGTGAAGCGGTGCTCGCCGACTTCATCGGCGTGGAGGAGGAAGGGATCGGGCTCGTCGAGGACTTCCACTGCCTCGCACCGCTGGTCGCCGGACTCAGCGAACGCGACCGGCAGATCATCCATATGCGGTTCGTGGAAGAGGCCACGCAGGCGGAGATCGGCGAGCGGCTCGGCTGCTCGCAGATGCACGTCTCCCGGCTGATCAAGCGCATCATCACCCAGCTGCGCCAGGGCATGCTCGGCGAGCTGGGCTGCGCCTGA